Genomic DNA from Solanum dulcamara chromosome 4, daSolDulc1.2, whole genome shotgun sequence:
cagcaaaaaaaaaatagtttcatTCAGCTCCGTGGTCAAACCTTAAAGAAAATGCTACCAGTAAACCTGGTAAGATTATGTCACCAAACCCGATGATACTGTAGCCATGCCAAGGATCAAACAACCGTGGGATTTTCAGTAACATAGGAATGCCATCTTCTCCGCTTTTATCACCGCGTGCAACCTACACCAGAGAAAATGATCACATTTCCAGAGCAATAGTCAAAGATTTGTAGTGCTAACAGGGTAATAAGTAAGTACACAAACAACACAAATAAGAAACTCTACAAGCAAATAAAGAGCTTACCACTATCATCACACTCTTATGGAACAAACTTTTGGAAAGAAACACCCAGAAAAGGTCATACAATAAAGAACAACTCAGAAGAACTGTTCCCACCTGATACAGTAAAGGAAAATAAAGGATAATGTCAGACTGCCAGTAATACTGATAATCTTTGGACTACTCACCAAGAATTCAAGTCTAGAAGGACCAATAAATCATCACAGTAGAAGATAATTCCTGAACCCAAGTATTAGTAAAAACTGTTTTCTTATAGTTGTTTGGCTGCAGGACAAAAGAGATACAACATAAACAGCAGAGAAACCAGCAATGAAGCATTTTCCCAATAGTAGGAGAAGTGAGGTGACTACAAATGATGGATTCTGCAACCATGATCTCATCTTTCTAAACCTCttctacaaatatttttttatatggtaATTCGTTCTCTTAGTGACTCGAACCCACAACCTTAAGGCTGGAGGTGAAGGTGCTTTCCACTTGAGCTACCCCTCTTCTCCAAATAAATAGAGCAGGTCACTGATTTGTTTATTAAGCATTTTAGTGGCTTCGAATTGAGTCAATTCATAACCATCTAGGGACTGTACTCATTTGATAAACTTCTTGAGCTTAAGAATATTTAAGTGAACAAAGGGTAATTGAGATTACTTAGTGGTAACTCTGtgtatttttatgtatatataaagaaGTCAGTCAAAGATAATTCACAACTTTCTACATACTCTCTCCTCGTTTCTTATTAGCTGTTGACGATTGAAAGCAAAAATAGAATTTCTACTGAAGTCAAAGGTTAACTTCTGTAAAGTTTAGGTTTTGAGGAGCACTTATCTACTTAATAGTTGATGTCGAGAACAGGGATACCACAATACGTTAAGACATTGCTCATCCACAGTAAAATTTCAAGCATAAATGAAAGAGTCCAGGGATATATGTATACCATTTCCTAAAGCCAAAACATTTCAAAAAACTGTAAAGCTGTAACACAATAAAAACCAGCAGCATGAATTGTTTTACCTTGAGGTTTGGAATTTGCACAACCTGGAGAACCGTGATGATCAATGCAATACCCTAGTTAAGAGAGATCATCAATCCATTACCTTGAGGCAATACTAATTAGAATAAAAATAGAGCTATCCAATTATCAAGTTACACTATTTTCCTTTTCTCCTTCAGCTTGGGGGTTGGGGTTGAGAGCTCTCCCTAGTGTCTACATATATAATCATACCTATTGGAAGTAGTGGTAACCAAAGAATAGGAGTTGATATTCCAACACTGAAAAATATGCCTAACACACCCCCATGTCACAGGAtgaaccaaaaaaatatttccaaGCGTCTAGAAAAGAATAAAATGTTTACagatttaaatcatcaaaagttCTTATATGAAACAGGAAACTGCACCAGAAGTACAGTAGTTCCAAAACAACAAAAGACAATGAGAACAGAACTTGACAACTCAAAGAAAGAACACcgggaaagaaaaaaaaaacagaagcCAATATTATTCTCTTGAAAtccaaagatgaaaagaatccAAGCACATATGTAGGTCAATTCAAGCGCAAAGATGTTACCAGTATTCTGTTAATAGAGAAGAAAGCTTCCATTTTCCCCCTGACAACCTCATTTTTAAACATACCTACTgtcttaataaaataaaataaaagtctaCTCTTTTTAAGCATATCGTGTCATCCTTGAGACAACATCtgcaaaaagaattttttttcttgtgtaGCATACAGAAAGAGTTTATTCCTcaggaattttttattttttcataaccGTGGTGTCCGGGACAGATTTCACGCAACTCGAGTAATTCCACGGGATACCTGCCACCTCATACCAGCAACAGGTACCAGGTACCAGGTAACTCTGTACCCCAAGGCTAGAAAAGATGGAAAGAATAGGCTTCTTTGAAGAGGTAAAAATTTGTTATCTCCATCATAATATGTTCACCTTAACAATTTCCACTAACCAAGAATATTAAATCTCAAGCAGGTGATAAGAAGTGGTTCCACATACCACCACCCAAGcccataaaagaaaagaaaaaaagaaaagcatgGTTGGATAAGTGCAACTCTCTAACCAATAGGTCAGGGTTAAAActgcaaagaaaaaaaaaaggaaatagagGAGATACAAGCAACTGAGATGATATTAGACAAAGGAAAAGTGTGAAAATGCAACAGTGCTTACAAGTATATCTTGACCTATCCAAGCAAAGGAGATATGACGGTAAACTGCCCACAGAACTGCAAAGGCTATGCAGAATGGAGAAATCGCCAGCGTCAGATATGAAACAGGTCCCAGAAAAGGAATTTTAATGTACGACTGTCCAAAACGTTCAAACCATCTGAAACTATATATAATGACTGTTAGCTGCACTTCTAAGAACCACCAGCAACTAGAGTTGTGGCATGTAAAATGAACTTAAATcttatttcaagaaaatataaaaaagaatttagTAGCAAACTGAAAAAAACAATTGATGACAAGGTGTCCGTAATGCGCCACAATAAAAGAGCACACAACCGGGATGATCTGAAAGAGTACATGGTGCTCAAGGCACCATGTACCCCCTCCCATagcaaaagaaaaggaaaagaaggatAAAAGGCATATTTGGTAATGCTCCAGTACAGCTGTACTTTACAGTGAAGGTCTAAGCCAGTCACTTTCATCAAAGCATGCAAAACTGGAGCCTTAATAACTACTACTCTGGTCGGAACTAGTAAAGGATGTAAAAAGATCAAGGAGGACATTTCACATGGCCAAATCATTATTAAAAAGGAACATCATGCGGTACTGTATTTTGTGATCATGTTTAAACAACAGATGTTGCATGCTTTACAGCAACAACTGTAatctttgttttgttttgaaGAAAGAACGACCGTATCTTTCTTTATGTCACTCATAAATGGTTGGTGTTTTTGGTTGAGAGAAGTTTAAAACAATGGTACATTCAAACTTTGAGATGGTAAAAGCCTTACTTTCTAGATAGGTACGGTAAGAAGGTAAATGCCTCTCAAAAGCAAGGTTTATGAAAACAgattttcaaaagaatgaaCGTGTAATGCTAATGTGACTGCTACTGTTGTGTATGATTATGGCCATTTATGATTGCAGTTAATGCTTGAAAAGTGTGACGCAAAACATTAAGGGGGATAACATGTGACGTTAAAGAgcagaaattatttttttcattttgccTTTTAACTTGTTGACTTCCGGGAAAGACTCCTTTATTGCTCTATGTCAAGACCTGTATTACAATTCTTTTCAATCTTCCTCAACAATTCAGATTTTGCTTATAGCTTCGTGCTATTATAAAGTTTTGAGAGACAACAAAATGATGTTACATTCAGTTCCACCAAAACCCGCAAAAATCTCACTTGTATTTATTATCACATGATCAAGATCTATGCACAATGCAACCACAGGTCAATATTACCAAGGGCCAGTATTGCAGAACATATCACAGAGCGTCAGGAACAGAAAAATAAGTTGAGCTAATGGTGCCAAAGAGAGAGACTAGCTCTAAATCTGCTTCAAACCAATGACTCGGGCTTCATATCCCCTATTACATATGATTCGACACCAATCAAACCAATTAGGCTTCAGGCCCTGAATCCTAGATAGAATTTTAACAAGATCTAAAAATGCAATTGTATAGGTTAATGTGAAACTTGTATTTGGTTTCCATGCACAGCTGCCTAATTACAGATTGATTTTCATTCATGGTCTTTCTTGGAGCAGTCTTACTACTGAATTTCTGAAGCCAAAAAGAAGAGCGCTGAATGCCAGTTGGAAAAGTAAGAATAATGAGAATTTGCGTGGAGCAAGAGATgtttttcctttgttttctAGTGGACGATGGATGATGTTCAGAACAAAAATATGCGGCTATGAAATCAGCCAACCTGCTCAACCCTCCATGTTTGAAACTTCACTTTCCAACCATTTTATTCTGGAAAGCTTTGCTAGCCTTTCTAGTTTGCGTAGTGTTTGCTTGGACAGTTTATCAAAAAGATATTTGaagaagtttttttttaataaatttctaACAAACTTCTATAAAACAAATAAACAAAATCTTTAGTTGTTTCAGAAAACTTTTCTGAAAAACTTCTCCTGAAAACAACGTAAACGTGGTTTTGCTTAGTGGAGCATTTGACACACTGTAGctaagaaaataatatgaatagcACCAATAAGATACATACCATGATAGCAAAGCGACCAAACAAGTTTGTAGACCCTGTAAGGACAATGTGAGAAAGGTGTTACTTCAACTATTGTCCACATGAAGATAGAATGATTTTAACCTCATTCAATCCATTCACGTCTTTCCTGCATGTGAAGATGTGCTAGCAAGTTCTTAACTCAGATGGATTAATGAAAGGGGTCACCTATGGATGAAATTATAATGAAAACAAATATGAAAGGTATTGCGACATGAAAAAGAAAAGGTCCTGATTTCCATTCATATTTAGGGTCTTGTTATTTGTGTAAAATCTTATGTATTGCTACCCTTGAATTAAGTCTCTTTCTATTGGTGTGACATACCTCAACACCCCCAATGGAGAATAGAACCACAAGAACCTCTATAAACCAGGAGGACATCAATTTGTAAAGCATAATCAAGAAGCAGGACGCAACCACCACAAACAGAACTGCTGATATTATGTTGATTTCCAGCACAACACCGGAGAGAGACACCTCTGTGACATTGCATTCATTTGAGCCATCCTGTGAGATCAAGATACATATTTCAACCAAACTGCTAAGGAAAGATGCAGTGAGTTTCATGCTTCAAAATTGTAAAAGACATGGAATACAGCTAAAGAGCAGGAAAAATAAAGAGGGAGAGGAATGTTTGTGACTTTACTTTTAAAAGCTTGTCCTGCTCAATTGCAGCTTCTCTGGCACGCCATGCAGACCAATAAGAAGCACACAATATGGTAGCAACTGCCATAAGCCATAAAAATACTTCAGCTACATCAACCATTGGGCGTTTTGGAGAGTACAGCTGCACGGAAACTGAAAGATGGAAAATCTTTTAGTCATTATTTCAGAAACAAATCAGCAATAATTGAGACCCTGTCAGATAATCTCAGCTAACTATGCAGATGGAGCTATAAGCCGTGTCCCCCCACCCTTCCCAAATAGACCTACAAATAAAAAGTCCAATACCACAAGACTCACCAGAAGAGCTATTTCCAAGAAACTTTATAAGGCTTGTGCCAGCATGTTGTGGGAGCATGATAGCAGGGATACCAATGTCCAAGTCAGGTTCATGGGGTTCACAAACCATCTTGAAGAGCTCTACATAGCAACGAGAGAACATAAGTTATATATAGCCGTTTGCATGTGCATATCAAGACATTAAGCAATGGTGGTAATACAGGAATTTATTGGATGATTTTAGTTTTTCCATAGGGCACACTGTGATGACGTTCCAAGTCAACACCAAAATCGATCACTGAAATTTGATAATAAGGAAATAGCACTGCCTGTAgttcaaaaaataaatcatgACTGTTGGTTGGCTGATTGCAGTTTCCACAAGACCATCAAGAATGAGCCAATTCATATTG
This window encodes:
- the LOC129886563 gene encoding signal peptide peptidase-like 4, whose protein sequence is MEFKKVDCSICAVFVVLMLCTCLVSGGDIVHQDDIAPSRPGCNNNFVLVKVPIWVDGIEVTEFVGVGARFGPTLESKEKRANQTRLAFADPPDCCSTPRNKLTGEAILVHRGNCSFTTKANVAEDAGASAILIMNNQTELFKMVCEPHEPDLDIGIPAIMLPQHAGTSLIKFLGNSSSVSVQLYSPKRPMVDVAEVFLWLMAVATILCASYWSAWRAREAAIEQDKLLKDGSNECNVTEVSLSGVVLEINIISAVLFVVVASCFLIMLYKLMSSWFIEVLVVLFSIGGVEGLQTCLVALLSCFRWFERFGQSYIKIPFLGPVSYLTLAISPFCIAFAVLWAVYRHISFAWIGQDILGIALIITVLQVVQIPNLKVGTVLLSCSLLYDLFWVFLSKSLFHKSVMIVVARGDKSGEDGIPMLLKIPRLFDPWHGYSIIGFGDIILPGLLVAFSLRYDWLCNKRLRDGYFLWAMLAYGLGLLTTYVALNLMDGHGQPALLYIVPFTLGTFLTLGKQRGDLKHLWTRGEPDMPCPHVRLQPE